One Kineococcus aurantiacus genomic window carries:
- a CDS encoding GPW/gp25 family protein: MSDVLPAPGAAGGGRGPVAHPLAVDARGGTAGTDDDGHLRDLIEQVLFTVAGERLHRPTLGAGVGQLLFAPTGPEVAVTTQVVVQGALQQWLGDLLDVAEVRVTAEESALVVQVVYAARRSARPGTVRFALDGGAP; the protein is encoded by the coding sequence GTGAGCGACGTGCTGCCTGCACCGGGCGCCGCCGGGGGCGGGCGCGGGCCGGTCGCCCACCCGCTCGCGGTCGACGCCCGCGGCGGTACCGCCGGAACGGACGACGACGGCCACCTGCGTGACCTGATCGAGCAAGTCCTGTTCACGGTCGCCGGTGAGCGGCTCCACCGGCCGACGCTCGGAGCCGGGGTCGGCCAGCTGCTGTTCGCCCCCACCGGCCCGGAGGTCGCCGTCACCACGCAGGTCGTCGTCCAGGGCGCGCTGCAGCAGTGGCTCGGTGACCTCCTCGACGTCGCGGAGGTCCGGGTGACCGCCGAGGAGTCCGCCCTCGTGGTGCAGGTCGTCTACGCGGCGCGACGCAGCGCCCGGCCGGGCACCGTCCGGTTCGCCCTCGACGGGGGCGCGCCGTGA
- a CDS encoding phage baseplate assembly protein V — MSPAASVGRYLGKYRGTVASNVDPMQQGRIQATVPDVLGATPSTWAMACVPFAGTQAGIWCVPAVGAGVWMEFEQGDPERPVWSGCFWGSAADAPAPALAVPPAVSHVVIQTTGQNVISVSDAPGPAGGIMLKATSGAMVLVNEVGITITNGSASIQLTGATVTVNNGALAVT, encoded by the coding sequence ATGAGCCCGGCGGCGTCCGTGGGCAGGTACCTCGGCAAGTACCGCGGCACGGTGGCCAGCAACGTCGACCCCATGCAGCAGGGCCGCATCCAGGCCACGGTGCCGGACGTCCTGGGGGCCACGCCGTCGACCTGGGCGATGGCCTGCGTGCCGTTCGCCGGCACGCAGGCGGGGATCTGGTGCGTCCCCGCGGTGGGAGCCGGTGTCTGGATGGAGTTCGAGCAGGGCGACCCCGAGCGCCCGGTGTGGTCCGGCTGCTTCTGGGGCAGCGCCGCCGACGCCCCGGCGCCCGCGCTGGCGGTCCCGCCGGCCGTCTCGCACGTGGTCATCCAGACGACGGGGCAGAACGTCATCTCCGTCAGCGACGCCCCGGGTCCGGCCGGGGGCATCATGCTCAAGGCGACCAGCGGCGCGATGGTCCTCGTCAACGAGGTCGGCATCACCATCACCAACGGCTCGGCGAGCATCCAGCTGACCGGCGCGACGGTGACCGTCAACAACGGCGCCCTGGCGGTGACGTGA